A single genomic interval of Lathyrus oleraceus cultivar Zhongwan6 chromosome 7, CAAS_Psat_ZW6_1.0, whole genome shotgun sequence harbors:
- the LOC127107514 gene encoding NADH-ubiquinone oxidoreductase chain 2 yields MIYGSTGATHFDQLAKILTGYEITGTRSSGIFMGILSIAVGSLFKITAVPFHMWAPDIYEGSPTPVTAFLSIAPKISIFANISRVSIYGSYGATLQQIFCFCSIASMILGALAAMAQTKVKRPLAHSSIGHVGYIRTGFSCGTIEGIQSLLIGIFIYALMTIDAFAIVLALRQTRVKYIADLGALAKTNPISAITFSITMFSYVGIPPLAGFCSKFYLFFAALGCGAYFLAPVGVVTSVIGCWAAGRLPRVSQFGGPKAVLRAPDT; encoded by the exons ATGATCTATGGGTCTACTGGAGCTACCCACTTCGATCAATTAGCCAAGATTTTGACCGGATACGAAATAACTGGTACTCGATCTAGTGGTATTTTTATGGGGATTCTATCTATCGCTGTAGGATCCCTATTCAAGATCACTGCAGTTCCTTTTC ATATGTGGGCACCTGATATCTATGAGGGTTCACCCACCCCGGTTACAGCATTCCTTTCTATTGCGCCTAAAATTTCTATTTTTGCTAATATTTCACGTGTTTCTATTTATGGTTCCTATGGAGCTACATTGCAACAAATCTTCTGTTTCTGCAGCATTGCTTCTATGATTTTAGGAGCACTGGCCGCCATGGCCCAAACGAAAGTAAAAAGACCTCTAGCTCATAGTTCAATTGGACATGTAGGTTATATTCGTACTGGGTTCTCATGTGGAACCATAGAAGGAATTCAATCACTACTAATTGGTATCTTTATTTATGCATTAATGACGATAGATGCATTCGCCATAGTTTTAGCATTACGGCAAACCCGTGTCAAATATATAGCAGATTTGGGCGCTCTAGCCAAAACGAATCCTATTTCGGCTATAACCTTCTCCATTACTATGTTCTCATACGTAGGAATACCCCCGTTAGCCGGCTTTTGTAGCAAATTCTATTTGTTCTTCGCCGCTTTGGGTTGTGGGGCTTACTTCCTAGCCCCAGTGGGAGTAGTGACTAGCGTTATAGGTTGTTGGGCGGCCGGAAGGTTGCCACGAGTCAGTCAGTTTGGGGGACCGAAGGCAGTTCTCCGTGCACCGGACACGTAG